The following proteins are encoded in a genomic region of Clostridium kluyveri:
- the pheT gene encoding phenylalanine--tRNA ligase subunit beta has product MKVPVTWLKDYVDINITGKELGDRLTLSGSKVEEVVTTGEDIQNVVTGKLIKIENHPGADNLFVCQVDVGKGEPLQIITAAKNMKEKDVIPVALHDSIIYGGVKIKKGKLRGLVSNGMFCSEEELGIAGDKQIEGLMILPEDTPIGKDIKEVLNMTSSILDLEITSNRPDCLSILGIARETAATLNETYRLPEFKYSSSYDGNIQDKLKVEIKDGLCRRYIARGIEDVKIKPSPSWMEERLLEAGVRPINNIVDITNFVMLEMGIPMHAYDIREITSGSIVVERAAEGEKFITLDSEERILDKDILTIKDGNRTIGIAGIMGGLNSEIREDTSSVVFECANFNGTNIRISSQKLALRTEASSRFEKDLDPNLAEMAMDRACYLIEMLDCGRVMQGTIDVYNEKVYPHNLEVDCNWINRFLGTNIPKGNMAEYLNRLALRTEIDKDTLKIEVPTFRGDINIKEDVAEEIARIYGYDNIPSTIIKSVSTKGGKNEKQKLDDKVIETMISSGFSQSINYSFISRKVFDKILLPEDSSLRNAVIIKNPLGEDYSIMRTTTLSSMLECLSRNYSRKNEMVRLFEIGKVYIPHEDTHKLPKEKNIITIGMYGSSDYFNLKGAVENILEILKIERFSFQRESENPSFHPGRTALLYIKKDLVGILGEIHPKVCENYEVEERCCAAELNLDILYKHANSYNKYTPLPKFPSVTRDLAVLVDDYILVQDIEDIIKKQGGNMVEKVKFFDIYKGKQIEAGKKSIAYSISYRLSNKTLTDAEVNKVHDKILKALEYKLGAQLR; this is encoded by the coding sequence ATGAAGGTTCCAGTAACATGGTTAAAAGATTATGTAGATATAAATATTACAGGTAAGGAGTTGGGGGACAGACTTACTTTGAGCGGTTCAAAGGTAGAAGAGGTAGTTACAACAGGAGAAGATATACAAAATGTAGTTACAGGTAAATTAATAAAAATAGAAAATCACCCCGGGGCAGATAATTTGTTTGTATGTCAGGTGGATGTGGGAAAGGGAGAACCACTGCAAATTATAACGGCAGCTAAGAATATGAAAGAAAAAGATGTAATTCCCGTAGCATTACATGATTCCATCATTTATGGAGGAGTAAAAATAAAAAAGGGAAAGCTTAGAGGACTTGTATCAAACGGTATGTTCTGTTCTGAGGAGGAACTTGGAATAGCAGGAGATAAACAGATTGAGGGACTTATGATTTTACCGGAGGATACTCCTATTGGAAAAGACATAAAAGAGGTATTAAATATGACAAGTTCCATATTGGATCTGGAAATAACCTCTAATAGGCCCGATTGCTTAAGTATTTTGGGAATAGCCAGGGAAACTGCGGCAACTTTAAATGAAACCTATAGATTGCCTGAATTTAAATATAGCTCTTCTTATGATGGAAATATACAGGACAAATTAAAAGTTGAAATAAAAGACGGACTTTGTAGAAGATATATAGCAAGAGGAATAGAAGATGTAAAAATAAAACCTTCTCCTTCATGGATGGAAGAAAGACTACTAGAGGCAGGAGTAAGACCTATAAATAACATAGTAGATATAACAAACTTTGTGATGTTGGAAATGGGCATACCTATGCATGCCTATGATATAAGGGAAATAACTTCAGGAAGTATAGTGGTTGAAAGGGCAGCAGAAGGAGAAAAATTTATTACACTTGATAGTGAAGAGAGAATATTGGATAAAGACATACTTACTATAAAAGATGGGAATAGAACTATAGGAATTGCAGGAATAATGGGAGGACTTAATTCTGAAATCAGAGAGGATACTTCTTCAGTTGTTTTTGAGTGTGCTAATTTTAACGGAACCAACATAAGAATTTCTTCTCAAAAATTAGCTCTTAGAACAGAAGCTTCCTCCAGGTTTGAAAAAGATTTGGATCCTAATTTAGCTGAAATGGCTATGGATAGAGCCTGCTATTTAATAGAGATGCTTGATTGCGGAAGGGTAATGCAAGGTACTATAGATGTATATAATGAAAAAGTTTATCCTCATAATTTAGAGGTTGATTGTAATTGGATAAACAGATTCCTTGGAACCAATATACCGAAGGGAAATATGGCGGAATATTTAAATAGGCTGGCATTGAGGACAGAAATAGATAAGGATACTTTAAAAATAGAGGTTCCAACTTTTCGTGGAGATATAAATATAAAAGAAGATGTGGCAGAGGAAATAGCAAGAATATATGGCTATGACAATATACCTTCTACCATAATAAAAAGTGTAAGTACAAAGGGGGGGAAAAATGAGAAACAAAAATTAGACGATAAAGTGATAGAAACAATGATTTCAAGTGGATTCAGTCAATCCATAAACTATTCTTTCATTAGTAGAAAAGTATTTGATAAAATACTTTTACCAGAAGATAGTTCTCTTAGAAATGCAGTAATTATAAAAAATCCTCTGGGAGAAGATTATAGTATAATGAGGACTACCACATTATCTTCAATGTTGGAATGTCTAAGCAGAAATTACTCTAGAAAAAATGAAATGGTAAGATTATTTGAAATAGGAAAAGTATATATCCCTCATGAAGATACACATAAACTTCCTAAGGAAAAGAATATCATAACCATAGGCATGTATGGCAGTTCAGATTATTTTAATTTAAAAGGCGCTGTAGAAAATATACTGGAAATTTTAAAAATAGAGAGATTTTCTTTTCAAAGAGAGAGTGAAAATCCAAGCTTTCACCCGGGAAGAACTGCACTGCTCTACATAAAAAAAGACTTGGTGGGAATATTGGGAGAAATACATCCTAAAGTATGTGAGAATTATGAGGTTGAAGAAAGGTGCTGTGCAGCAGAACTTAATTTAGATATATTATATAAACATGCCAATTCTTACAATAAATATACTCCCCTTCCTAAATTCCCATCGGTTACTAGGGATTTGGCAGTGTTGGTAGATGACTATATATTGGTACAGGATATAGAGGATATTATAAAAAAACAAGGCGGAAATATGGTAGAAAAAGTAAAATTCTTTGATATCTATAAAGGAAAACAAATAGAGGCGGGTAAAAAGAGTATAGCCTACTCCATATCTTATAGACTTTCAAATAAAACACTTACCGATGCTGAAGTTAACAAAGTCCACGATAAAATATTGAAGGCTTTAGAATACAAACTGGGAGCACAGCTTAGATAA
- a CDS encoding DUF523 domain-containing protein — MILVSACLCGINTKYNGENNLSQEVLKLIRKERIIPICPEQLGGLTTPREPCEIRGGTGGDVLDRKAIVVTSDGKNVTDNFLRGAYETLNIAKAFNIKKAILKSKSPSCGHNKIYDGSFKKNIIKGNGVTTELLIKNGIKIYTEEDISSGSKV, encoded by the coding sequence ATGATATTGGTTAGTGCATGTTTGTGTGGAATTAATACTAAATATAATGGAGAAAACAATCTTTCTCAGGAGGTATTAAAACTTATAAGGAAAGAGAGAATAATACCTATATGTCCAGAACAGCTGGGGGGACTTACCACTCCAAGAGAACCTTGTGAAATACGTGGAGGTACAGGAGGCGATGTGCTGGATAGAAAAGCTATTGTAGTGACTTCAGATGGAAAAAATGTTACGGATAATTTTTTAAGAGGTGCCTATGAAACTTTAAATATAGCTAAAGCATTCAATATAAAAAAGGCCATATTAAAATCTAAAAGTCCTTCCTGTGGTCATAATAAAATTTATGATGGCAGTTTTAAGAAAAATATCATAAAAGGAAATGGAGTTACAACAGAACTGCTTATTAAAAACGGAATAAAGATATATACAGAAGAAGATATATCAAGTGGTTCTAAGGTTTAG
- a CDS encoding CsxC family protein: MENTNFSCDSTCNARIINADTLVPATNYPWPQGEYKVPKVLAELVIQIDSESKIRLNEPSYEIKRIEKQIFLTQCRYIAPTNKVFIEGYIRKNIEYAVRECTTESGIGGSIKDTTVHVPFKAYTEVKFENFPKVSPNLPPRVARYFDNKRKGKNIREADRSNIEIFNEPIFCELEWSAVFDADIDDRGIPIEGFINEEEFEEFTDKSVVYLCLKLLQKQQISYLDGSNNCARNTSKQGVKRQVRKSYPTLDSDWNFPIDELKQKK, from the coding sequence ATGGAAAACACTAACTTTTCTTGTGATTCTACCTGTAATGCTAGAATTATAAATGCAGATACACTTGTGCCTGCTACTAATTATCCATGGCCACAAGGAGAATACAAAGTTCCAAAAGTTCTTGCAGAACTTGTGATTCAAATAGATTCAGAGTCAAAGATAAGACTAAATGAGCCTTCTTATGAAATAAAGAGAATAGAAAAACAGATATTCTTAACCCAATGCAGATATATTGCACCAACTAATAAGGTATTTATCGAAGGTTATATAAGAAAAAATATAGAATATGCTGTAAGAGAATGTACTACTGAATCAGGAATAGGAGGAAGTATTAAAGATACTACTGTTCACGTTCCATTCAAAGCTTATACTGAAGTAAAATTTGAAAATTTTCCAAAAGTTTCTCCAAACCTTCCTCCTAGAGTAGCCAGGTATTTTGATAATAAAAGAAAAGGAAAAAATATAAGAGAAGCAGATAGATCCAATATTGAAATTTTTAATGAACCTATTTTTTGTGAACTAGAATGGTCTGCAGTTTTTGATGCAGATATTGACGACAGAGGTATTCCAATTGAGGGATTTATCAATGAAGAAGAATTTGAAGAATTTACTGACAAATCAGTTGTATATTTATGCTTGAAACTATTACAGAAACAACAAATTTCATACTTGGATGGTTCTAACAACTGTGCTAGAAATACTTCCAAGCAGGGTGTTAAAAGACAAGTTAGAAAATCATACCCTACATTGGATTCAGACTGGAATTTTCCAATTGATGAATTAAAGCAAAAAAAATAA
- a CDS encoding U32 family peptidase, protein MKKIELLAPAGNMESLYAAVQAGANAVYLGGDRFSARAYAHNFDDTSMRDAVKYCHLYNVKIYVTMNTIMKEEELNKACEYAKFLYDIGVDALIIQDIGFFYILKENIPDFEIHASTQMTVHNGEAALFLSNMGFKRIVLSRELSLKEIRHISKELEIETEIFIHGALCVCYSGQCLMSSIIGGRSGNRGRCAQPCRLPYKIVNKKEGTEKSGYLLSPKDMCTIEDMHKIIESGTSSLKIEGRMKRAEYVAGVVTEYKNAIENFYDNFSSWRNDICINRDTQKNLLQLFNREGFSKAYLYGNTGKDMMAYSFPKNTGIKIGRAENDKTIFLCEDISLNDGVRAGNEGFTISKIIKHEQEVNKAYKGEKVKIIPAKYNSGSIIYKTSDFEQITRLQNIYSNPYRKKFALNLKVEFQMGKPIVLCTNFKGKDFKVEGEKVLEALKQPLSKDRICKSINKTGDNIFQFDNIEFENFEEGFLPISDINQIRRKLLNEIEKYILSIDRKNNVLNSISLKRKFNEISLPEKMAVVNSSEQLEAALEMEFNHICINPFQRNGDINLGSIKVDKIYIKIPNIIRMEFDYIEEFINKNLSRIQGIVTGNLGIISKFSNKIQIFGDYKLNITNNYALEVYNKFTNGNCLSVELNRNEIKKIISNSNFRSQILVYGKIEAMVSEYCAIGSIFGGKSSCKNCNKVCEKGDFLLVDRKKKGFTLKTDKFCRSYIYNTVPVNLISNIKDLRNMGINSFRVDFIDENYKRTKEILKYFKEEQFKGDFSKFTRSHYRNGVE, encoded by the coding sequence ATGAAAAAAATAGAGTTGTTAGCTCCAGCAGGAAATATGGAAAGCTTATATGCTGCAGTTCAAGCAGGGGCAAATGCAGTTTATTTAGGGGGAGATAGATTTTCTGCCAGGGCTTATGCCCATAATTTTGATGATACTTCCATGAGAGATGCAGTGAAATATTGTCATCTATATAATGTAAAAATCTATGTAACCATGAACACCATAATGAAAGAAGAAGAATTGAATAAAGCTTGTGAGTATGCAAAATTTTTATATGATATAGGAGTAGATGCTCTTATAATACAGGACATTGGCTTTTTTTATATACTGAAGGAGAATATACCAGACTTTGAAATCCATGCTTCTACTCAGATGACAGTACATAATGGAGAGGCTGCACTTTTTTTAAGTAATATGGGATTTAAGAGAATAGTGCTTTCAAGAGAACTCTCTTTAAAAGAGATAAGGCATATATCTAAAGAACTTGAAATAGAAACGGAAATATTTATACACGGGGCCCTTTGTGTATGTTATTCAGGACAGTGTCTTATGAGTAGTATTATTGGTGGAAGAAGCGGAAATAGAGGAAGGTGTGCCCAACCCTGTAGACTTCCCTATAAAATAGTAAATAAAAAAGAAGGTACCGAAAAAAGTGGATATCTTTTAAGTCCCAAGGATATGTGTACTATTGAAGATATGCATAAAATAATAGAAAGTGGTACATCTTCCTTAAAAATTGAAGGAAGGATGAAAAGGGCTGAATATGTAGCTGGAGTTGTGACAGAATATAAAAATGCAATTGAAAATTTTTATGATAATTTTTCTTCCTGGCGTAATGATATATGTATAAACAGGGATACACAAAAAAACCTTTTACAATTATTTAATAGAGAAGGTTTTTCCAAGGCTTATCTATATGGGAATACGGGAAAAGACATGATGGCATATTCCTTTCCTAAAAACACTGGAATTAAAATAGGAAGGGCAGAAAATGATAAAACCATTTTTTTATGTGAAGATATATCTTTAAATGATGGAGTGAGAGCTGGAAATGAAGGTTTTACTATTTCTAAGATAATTAAACATGAGCAGGAAGTAAATAAAGCTTATAAAGGAGAAAAGGTAAAAATTATACCAGCTAAATATAATAGTGGAAGTATAATATATAAAACTTCCGATTTTGAACAGATAACACGATTACAAAATATATATAGTAATCCCTATAGGAAAAAATTTGCTTTGAATTTGAAAGTAGAATTTCAGATGGGAAAACCTATTGTACTCTGCACTAATTTTAAGGGCAAAGATTTTAAAGTAGAGGGAGAAAAGGTTTTAGAAGCACTAAAACAACCTCTGAGTAAAGATAGAATATGTAAAAGTATAAATAAAACAGGGGATAACATATTTCAATTTGATAATATAGAATTTGAAAATTTTGAGGAAGGGTTTTTACCTATATCAGATATAAATCAAATTAGAAGAAAACTTCTAAATGAGATTGAAAAATATATATTAAGTATAGATAGAAAAAATAATGTTTTAAATAGTATATCTTTAAAAAGAAAATTTAATGAAATTTCTCTTCCTGAAAAAATGGCAGTTGTAAATAGCAGTGAGCAGTTAGAAGCTGCCCTTGAAATGGAGTTTAATCATATATGCATAAATCCATTTCAAAGAAATGGAGACATTAATTTAGGAAGTATTAAAGTTGATAAGATATATATCAAAATACCTAATATAATAAGAATGGAATTTGATTATATAGAAGAATTTATAAATAAAAATTTAAGTAGAATACAGGGAATAGTTACAGGGAATCTAGGTATAATAAGTAAATTTTCTAATAAAATACAGATCTTTGGCGATTATAAATTGAATATAACAAATAATTATGCTTTGGAAGTTTATAACAAGTTTACTAATGGAAATTGCTTGAGTGTGGAATTAAATAGAAATGAGATAAAAAAAATTATTTCAAATAGTAATTTTAGAAGCCAGATACTAGTATATGGGAAAATAGAGGCTATGGTGAGTGAATACTGTGCTATAGGAAGTATTTTTGGAGGCAAATCTAGTTGTAAAAATTGTAATAAAGTCTGTGAAAAAGGAGACTTCTTACTTGTAGACAGGAAGAAAAAAGGATTTACATTAAAAACAGATAAATTCTGCAGAAGTTATATATACAATACAGTACCTGTTAACTTGATTTCAAATATAAAAGATTTAAGAAATATGGGTATCAATTCTTTTAGAGTTGATTTTATTGACGAAAATTATAAAAGGACAAAAGAGATATTAAAATATTTTAAAGAAGAACAGTTTAAAGGCGATTTTAGTAAATTTACAAGATCACATTATAGAAATGGAGTAGAATAG
- a CDS encoding DUF4489 domain-containing protein, whose amino-acid sequence MNSMSRYYDCDPCSKHEFEPCKKKIEKFCPTIIKCSSPGSVTIPAATVAGTTFPLTSLTLDTSRLEDPCIKLEFASNLVAAVAFTGTLNFQIFRQCGNQLTPVPIGPAYTFNLVALLSSQTFSFFVCDCNSCFSNDCCTYTVIATVTSAVTVGTLSINNATLGAIATCGPCC is encoded by the coding sequence ATGAACTCTATGTCAAGATATTATGATTGTGACCCTTGCAGCAAACATGAGTTTGAGCCTTGCAAGAAAAAGATAGAAAAATTCTGTCCGACTATTATAAAATGCAGCAGCCCTGGTTCAGTTACAATACCTGCTGCTACTGTTGCAGGAACTACTTTTCCTCTTACTTCACTAACATTAGATACTAGTAGATTAGAGGATCCATGCATTAAGCTTGAATTTGCAAGTAATCTTGTTGCAGCTGTTGCCTTTACCGGTACTCTAAATTTCCAAATATTTAGGCAATGCGGCAACCAACTTACTCCTGTTCCTATTGGACCTGCATACACTTTTAACTTGGTAGCATTACTTTCCAGCCAGACATTCTCATTCTTTGTATGTGACTGCAATTCTTGTTTTAGTAATGACTGCTGTACCTATACTGTGATTGCAACTGTTACTAGTGCAGTTACTGTTGGTACCCTTTCTATCAATAACGCAACACTTGGAGCAATAGCTACATGCGGTCCATGCTGCTAA
- the zapA gene encoding cell division protein ZapA produces MNVVTVFINGIEYNLKGDEQEEYLHKVASYVDKKIKDVLKNNGKLSTSSAAVLSAINVADDMLKTQKINHELLKELDKMREIEKSNREQIDFLKEELSSLEEINMEFKIKLENSSDSKNINEKERQNNKLQEELKVAKESAQKYINENRKLMSQNKELKFQVQSEKYKVIDLQHKLIENEISLVKEKKQKNPLLNNDGVK; encoded by the coding sequence ATGAATGTAGTGACAGTTTTTATAAATGGAATTGAATATAATTTAAAAGGAGACGAGCAAGAGGAATATTTACATAAGGTTGCCAGTTATGTAGACAAAAAAATAAAGGATGTATTGAAAAATAATGGTAAGTTAAGCACTTCCTCAGCTGCTGTTTTATCTGCAATTAACGTAGCAGATGATATGTTAAAAACGCAAAAGATCAATCATGAGTTGTTAAAGGAATTGGATAAAATGAGGGAAATTGAGAAATCCAACAGGGAACAGATTGATTTTTTAAAAGAAGAGCTTAGTTCTTTAGAGGAAATTAACATGGAGTTTAAAATTAAACTTGAAAATAGTAGCGACAGCAAGAACATAAACGAGAAAGAACGCCAGAACAACAAATTGCAGGAAGAATTGAAAGTTGCGAAAGAATCAGCTCAAAAATATATCAATGAAAATAGAAAACTTATGTCACAAAATAAAGAATTGAAATTTCAAGTACAATCTGAAAAATATAAGGTAATAGATCTTCAACATAAATTAATAGAAAATGAAATAAGTCTGGTAAAGGAAAAAAAACAAAAAAACCCTCTTTTAAATAATGATGGAGTAAAATAA
- a CDS encoding aminotransferase class I/II-fold pyridoxal phosphate-dependent enzyme, whose product MYRLDQSETPLFDALMEYVNRDTIPFHVPGHKKGVGMDKEFKQFIGENPFKIDVTVFKLVDSLHHPTGPIKRAQQLAADAYGSDAAFFSIHGTSGAIQSMIMSVVNSGDKLIIPRNVHKSVTAGIILSGAIPVYMQPALDKRVGIAQGVTPETVEDTLKKHPDAKAVLIINPTYYGVATDIKKISDIVHSYDIPLIVDEAHGPHLGFNDNLPMSAIEAGADMCAQSTHKIIGALTQCSLLHVCSERIDINRVHQVLSLLQTTSPSYILMASLDCARRQIALWGKELLDKSIELANYVRYEINNIKGFYCFGEEIVGNEGVTALDPTKITINCRELGITGYDLDMILSNKYHIQMELSDLYNVLAVGSFGDTKEAMDTLLHALKEISTEYYVKENKKSDFLDIPNIPKQIKIPRDAFNSPKKPLLLKNSIGMISGEFLMAYPPGIPILCPGEEITKEIVDYVQKLKNTGLYVQGTEDPEVEYIKVVV is encoded by the coding sequence AGGGACACCATACCTTTTCATGTGCCAGGACATAAAAAAGGTGTGGGAATGGATAAGGAATTCAAACAATTTATAGGAGAAAACCCCTTTAAAATTGACGTTACTGTATTTAAACTAGTGGATAGCCTTCACCATCCTACAGGTCCAATAAAAAGAGCTCAGCAATTGGCTGCAGATGCCTACGGTTCTGATGCTGCTTTTTTTTCCATTCACGGTACATCAGGAGCAATACAGTCAATGATTATGTCCGTGGTAAATTCCGGTGACAAATTAATAATTCCAAGAAATGTGCATAAATCTGTTACTGCAGGAATTATACTAAGCGGTGCAATACCTGTATATATGCAGCCGGCTCTGGATAAAAGGGTAGGAATTGCACAAGGTGTTACTCCTGAAACTGTGGAGGATACTCTAAAGAAGCATCCTGACGCCAAGGCTGTCTTAATAATAAATCCTACCTACTATGGAGTAGCTACAGATATAAAAAAAATTTCAGATATTGTCCACAGTTATGATATCCCTTTAATTGTAGATGAGGCTCACGGACCACACCTTGGTTTTAATGATAATCTGCCCATGTCTGCTATAGAAGCCGGTGCCGATATGTGTGCCCAAAGTACTCATAAAATAATCGGTGCCTTAACCCAATGCTCCTTACTTCATGTCTGTTCAGAGCGAATTGACATAAATAGAGTGCATCAGGTCTTATCTCTACTGCAGACAACTTCTCCCTCTTATATTTTAATGGCTTCACTTGATTGTGCCAGAAGACAAATAGCCCTCTGGGGCAAAGAACTTTTGGATAAATCCATTGAACTTGCAAATTATGTGCGGTATGAAATAAATAATATTAAAGGATTTTACTGCTTCGGAGAAGAAATAGTAGGAAATGAGGGTGTCACAGCCCTTGATCCTACTAAAATAACTATAAACTGTAGAGAACTTGGAATTACAGGATATGACTTAGATATGATCTTATCCAATAAATATCATATTCAAATGGAGCTTTCAGATTTATATAATGTTTTAGCAGTAGGTTCTTTTGGAGATACCAAAGAAGCTATGGATACCCTTTTGCATGCACTGAAAGAAATAAGCACAGAATATTATGTTAAAGAAAATAAAAAATCTGATTTTTTAGATATCCCTAATATACCAAAACAAATAAAAATTCCAAGAGATGCATTTAATTCTCCTAAAAAACCACTTCTCCTAAAAAACAGCATAGGAATGATAAGTGGTGAGTTTTTAATGGCATACCCTCCCGGAATACCAATACTTTGTCCTGGAGAGGAGATAACAAAAGAAATTGTAGATTATGTACAAAAACTAAAGAACACTGGATTGTATGTCCAAGGTACTGAGGACCCTGAAGTAGAATATATAAAAGTAGTAGTATAA
- a CDS encoding endonuclease MutS2: MNEKSLRILEFYKVKDELKKYTNTNAAKDLVDNLKPYDNIYDVREHLEETEEALKLIISRGNPPFDGVYDVRQGIKMAQKGSILMPAQIFRIGAILKASRRFEKYVKAKEEGEGFRIIEDICQGIVSLKGLEDKIFISIEGEDEISDRASSLLYNIRKSLRDKNASVRDKVNSLIRNYSSYLQDNLYTIRGDRYVLPVRAENKASVPGLVHDQSSSGSTLYIEPMALVNLNNEIKELKLREKAEIDRILYELSREIQDNIIVIKNNADIIWELDFIFAKAKFGSELNGNIPMVNDNCVMDIIEGRHPLIDKKAVVPMDVYMGKDFTCLVITGPNTGGKTVTLKTIGLLHIMALSGLMIPAREGSTIGFFMEIFADIGDEQSIEQNLSTFSSHMTNIVNIINNSDEKSLILFDELGAGTDPTEGAALAVSILENLKDRGSMIVATTHYSELKAYALKSNGVENASVEFDVDTLKPTYKLMIGIPGKSNAFEISKRLGLPEFIIKDARENIASEALKFEDLIQSLQEKRIKAESYFREAEILKRESAKIKEKYEQKAIRLQEVRDKSITEAHRKAREIITESKEEADRILKDIRELERMGYSSSVKHELEERRKMLKDKLEDVEEDLHKAKSENGQQLKSVKEGEEVFIPSLNQKVLVLSKPDNKGEVQVQAGIMKISVNLKELRASKGNTKNTDKKLKREANLNLRSVAASVDLRGMDSIEAAYITDKYLDDAYVAGLKEVTIIHGKGTGVLRSSITDMLKSHSHVKNYRIGEYGEGGTGVTIVELK; the protein is encoded by the coding sequence ATGAATGAAAAATCACTAAGGATTTTAGAATTTTATAAAGTAAAAGATGAATTAAAGAAGTATACAAATACTAATGCAGCCAAGGATTTAGTGGATAATTTAAAGCCCTATGATAATATATATGATGTAAGAGAACATTTGGAAGAGACTGAAGAGGCATTAAAACTCATTATATCCAGGGGAAATCCTCCCTTTGATGGAGTTTACGATGTGAGACAGGGTATAAAAATGGCGCAAAAAGGTTCTATACTTATGCCAGCACAAATTTTTAGAATAGGAGCTATTTTAAAAGCTTCCAGAAGATTTGAAAAATATGTAAAGGCGAAGGAAGAAGGGGAAGGTTTCAGAATTATAGAAGATATTTGTCAGGGTATTGTTTCATTAAAGGGTTTAGAAGATAAAATTTTTATTTCCATAGAAGGTGAGGATGAAATATCAGACAGGGCTAGTTCTCTTTTGTATAACATCAGAAAGAGTCTCAGGGATAAAAATGCCTCTGTAAGAGATAAGGTAAACTCGCTTATAAGAAATTATTCTTCTTATTTGCAGGATAATTTGTATACTATAAGAGGAGATAGATATGTACTGCCGGTAAGGGCAGAAAATAAGGCTTCAGTACCAGGTCTTGTTCATGATCAAAGTTCCAGTGGTTCAACATTGTATATAGAACCTATGGCTCTTGTGAATTTAAATAATGAAATAAAAGAATTAAAGTTAAGAGAAAAGGCTGAAATAGATAGGATATTATATGAACTGTCCCGAGAAATACAGGATAATATAATTGTGATTAAAAATAATGCAGATATAATATGGGAATTGGATTTCATATTTGCAAAAGCTAAATTTGGAAGTGAACTAAATGGTAATATACCTATGGTAAATGATAATTGTGTAATGGATATAATAGAGGGAAGGCATCCTCTTATAGATAAAAAAGCAGTAGTACCTATGGATGTATATATGGGTAAGGATTTTACTTGCCTCGTTATAACAGGACCTAATACTGGAGGAAAAACTGTAACTCTTAAAACTATAGGACTTTTACACATTATGGCTCTAAGTGGGCTTATGATACCTGCCAGGGAAGGTTCAACCATAGGATTTTTTATGGAAATATTTGCAGATATTGGGGATGAACAGAGCATAGAACAGAACTTATCTACTTTTTCTTCTCATATGACTAATATAGTTAATATAATAAATAATTCTGATGAAAAGTCTTTAATATTATTTGATGAATTGGGAGCTGGTACAGATCCTACAGAAGGGGCGGCACTTGCCGTATCCATACTGGAAAATTTGAAAGATAGAGGTTCTATGATAGTTGCTACAACTCATTACAGTGAATTGAAAGCTTATGCCCTAAAAAGTAATGGAGTAGAAAATGCTTCAGTAGAATTTGATGTGGATACTTTAAAACCTACATATAAACTTATGATAGGGATACCTGGAAAATCAAATGCCTTTGAAATATCCAAAAGACTTGGACTACCTGAATTTATAATAAAAGATGCAAGAGAAAATATAGCAAGTGAGGCTTTAAAATTTGAAGATCTGATTCAAAGTCTTCAGGAAAAAAGGATAAAGGCTGAAAGTTATTTTAGGGAAGCAGAAATTTTAAAAAGAGAATCAGCTAAAATAAAAGAAAAATATGAACAGAAAGCTATTAGATTGCAAGAAGTAAGGGATAAATCCATTACAGAAGCCCATAGAAAAGCCAGAGAAATAATAACGGAATCTAAAGAAGAGGCAGATAGAATTTTAAAGGACATAAGAGAATTAGAAAGAATGGGATATAGTTCTTCTGTAAAGCATGAATTAGAAGAACGTAGAAAGATGCTTAAAGATAAGCTGGAAGATGTTGAAGAAGACTTACATAAAGCTAAAAGTGAAAATGGTCAGCAGCTTAAATCTGTAAAAGAGGGTGAAGAAGTATTTATTCCATCACTAAACCAAAAGGTATTGGTATTATCAAAACCCGATAATAAGGGAGAAGTACAAGTTCAAGCGGGCATTATGAAAATAAGTGTTAATTTAAAAGAATTAAGGGCATCTAAGGGAAACACTAAAAACACAGATAAAAAATTAAAAAGAGAAGCTAATTTGAATTTAAGAAGTGTTGCTGCGTCAGTGGATTTAAGGGGAATGGATTCTATAGAGGCAGCCTATATTACAGATAAGTATTTAGATGATGCATATGTAGCAGGACTTAAAGAAGTAACTATAATACATGGAAAAGGTACGGGGGTATTAAGAAGTTCTATAACAGATATGTTAAAATCTCATTCCCATGTAAAAAACTATAGAATTGGTGAGTATGGTGAAGGTGGTACTGGAGTTACAATAGTAGAATTGAAATAG